The Streptomyces sp. NBC_00576 genome contains the following window.
CGGCTCGGCCGGCCTGGCTGAGCCGCCCGGCCGCCTGTTGTCTGCGGGTGCGCTGTGGCTGGTCGCTCCCCCATCTCTCGGCTTCGCTCGAGCGGGGGGACCCCCATCGCGGCGGAGCCGCAAATGTCACAGCCCCGCGCCCCTGGAGAGGCGCTCATCGAGCCGCCTGGTCACGCGGCAGCCTCCTCCCGCTGCCTTCGCAGCCGTACCGCGTGCTCGTTCGTCCGGACGTCGTACCGCATCAGGCCCGGCAGGCACACGGCCAGCAGCCCCACCCCGGCCACACACGCGAGGCCGCCCGACCACACGGACGCCCGTACCCCGCGCCACGCGGCCACGCCACCGGCCCTGACCTGGCCGAGCTGAGGGCCGACGGAGTAGGAGAGCAGTTCGATGCCGGCGAGGCGTCCGCGCAGCTCGTCAGGGATCGTCTGGTTCCACATCGCGCCGCGGAAGATCCCGCTGACCATGTCGAAACAGCCGCCAAGGAGCAGGAACAGCAGCACCAGCCATACATTGCCGACGACCCCGGACGCGGCTATCGCCAGCCCCCACCCCGCCGCCGCGATCACCACCATCCGTCCGTGCCGGTGCACCCGTGAGGTCCAGCCGCTGGTGAGGCTCACGAACAGTGAACCGGCCGGGATCGCCGCGTACATCAGGCCGAGCGACCACTCGGCGTCCAGTTCGTCGGCGAGGAACGGCAGCACGGCGAGCGGCATCGCGAGGAACATCGCGGCGAGATCGATGGCGTACGTCCCGAGGAGCTCCTTACGGTTCCACGCGTACCGGGCGCCCTCCGCGATGGACCGCAGCGACGGCTTCGCCGCCTCGTGGGACGCGGGGGAGGAGGCGAGTCCGATGACGAACAGCATGGACACCGCGAAGGTGACGAGATCGACGGCGTACGCCCACCCGAGCCCGGCGTACGCCACGACCACCCCGGCGAGGGCCGGCCCCGCGACCCCGCCGACCGTCCACCGCAGGGAGTTGAGCGACGCGGCGGCCGGCAGATGCTCATGGGCGACGATCCGCGGCATCAGCGAATCCAGCGCCGGCCGCTGCACCGACCCGAGGGCGGAGGTGAGCGCGGCGACCAGGAACAGGGGCCAGATCAGCGGATCGGGCAGCACCGCGTTCACGAGGAGCACGGCGCACAGCACCCCCTGCCCCGCCTCCGTCCACAGGATCAGCTTCCGCTTGTCCGCCGCGTCGGCCAGCGCCCCGCCGTACAGCCCGAACACGATCAACGGGACCAACTCCACGGCCCCGATCGCCCCTACCGCGGCGGCGGACCCGGTCAGCTCCTTCATCTGCACCGGCAGCGCGACGAAGGTCAGAAAACTCCCGAAGTTGGTGATCAGCCCCGACAACCAGAGCTTCCGGAAATCGACGGAGGCCCGCCAGGGGGAGAGGTCGGGGAGGAGGGCACGAAGGCCGGAGGGAGGTTGCTCGGCTGCGGGGGAGTCGTCTGTCACGTGGGGTCATGCTGAGCGGTGGGGGAGGTGGGGGCAACTGCTTTTCGCCGGGATGGGAGGACGACCGGCCTGGTTCTGCGGCGCCTGTCGGGGGTTTGCCGTTTGTTGTTCTGCCGGAGACGGGTGAGACGCCGAGACGGGTGAGGTGCCGAGACGGGCGGGTGGGAAATGCTTCTACCAGCGGGACGGCGGCGGCGCCGTCAAAACCTCCGCCAGCCGGGCCAGACGGTCACGGAGACCCCGCCGCCCCCGACCGACAGGCACCCCGTTCTCCCCGGCCGCCGCGCTGACCAAGTGCTGCACAGTGTCCAGGTCCAACTCCAACCCATCCGGCACCGCCAGCGACTCATGCGCCATCGACACCAACTCCCCCTCACCCGACCCCAGCACCAGCACCTTCGCCCCACCCCGCCGAGCATCATGAACCCGCTCCAGCAGAGCGCCGCCCACCCCCTCCGGCGCCACCACCAGCAACGTCTCACCCCGGCGCGCCGCCTCGATCCGGCCGAGCCCGACCGACAGCTGCCCGGGACCGGACGCCCGCGTGTCATGCCGTACGAGGGTCGGGGCCAGCTCGGGCGTCCCCGACCACGCCGCCTCGTCCACCAGATGCGCCGCCAGGTGCCACGGCTCGTACACCGGCGTACCGACCAACAGCAATCCGCCCCCGTACGACACCACGGAGCCTCGTAACGCCCCCGCGAACCTCCGTGTGGCCCCCAACCACTCGGTTCCTGCGAGCACTTCGCGCAACAACGCGACCCGTACGGCGTCCATGACCGCGCATCCTGCCGTAAGGGACAACTCAGGACGCGCCCTTCACCATGATTTCGCCCAACATGGGTAAGAACACGAACCACTACCCGTACGTACAGTCACCGTCCTAGCCAAGGAGGCGTACATGGCAGAGACAAGCATCCCCTTCAGGTCCGGCCAGGAGGGCTACGCCAGCTACCGCATCCCGGCCGTCGTCGCCACCCACGCCGGTACCCTGCTCGCCTTCTGCGAGGGCCGGCGCGACTCCGCCTCGGACCACGGTCACATCGACATCGTCCTGAAACGGTCCACGGACGGCGGCCGCACCTGGGGCCCGCTCACCCTCGCCGCCGACAACGGCGCCCATCTCGCCGGCAACCCCGCCCCCGTCGTCCTCGACACCGGCCGCATCCTCCTCGTGTACATCCGCGCCAAGGCCACCGCCACCGAGAAGGACCTCCTGCTCGGCAAGGTGCCGGCGGCCGACGG
Protein-coding sequences here:
- a CDS encoding MFS transporter, whose translation is MTDDSPAAEQPPSGLRALLPDLSPWRASVDFRKLWLSGLITNFGSFLTFVALPVQMKELTGSAAAVGAIGAVELVPLIVFGLYGGALADAADKRKLILWTEAGQGVLCAVLLVNAVLPDPLIWPLFLVAALTSALGSVQRPALDSLMPRIVAHEHLPAAASLNSLRWTVGGVAGPALAGVVVAYAGLGWAYAVDLVTFAVSMLFVIGLASSPASHEAAKPSLRSIAEGARYAWNRKELLGTYAIDLAAMFLAMPLAVLPFLADELDAEWSLGLMYAAIPAGSLFVSLTSGWTSRVHRHGRMVVIAAAGWGLAIAASGVVGNVWLVLLFLLLGGCFDMVSGIFRGAMWNQTIPDELRGRLAGIELLSYSVGPQLGQVRAGGVAAWRGVRASVWSGGLACVAGVGLLAVCLPGLMRYDVRTNEHAVRLRRQREEAAA